From the genome of Lotus japonicus ecotype B-129 chromosome 6, LjGifu_v1.2, one region includes:
- the LOC130726581 gene encoding uncharacterized protein LOC130726581 isoform X3: protein MEGSGKFGEKVLEEASMNTLLDESPPSSLVTKTQKQTEEGSVAAEKFNASVIANEVKGVNVALLALASTVNQAMGLYKPSGGMGNCIPSQNEQPKPTINPRFQRNLHTVGSTLGPIGAFRRKEESQPLKNSFPTPPSITTSSKVRKLDASVGPSTKEKNSKASGGAQKTKTSSVRIRTGQILPQSVLTKFRPKPEMLLSKSQLQMSAYLFHPDKDIEEPLLRMGTTVVARKDFDSLMSGCPVTEWIMTLITMKITYSQSDSLDETVWCLPPSFAVDVSLGKTSDELCLKYSTPWILPYDTLKYVYIPIMNDVCHWFLMVINIEQHVVYQFDSHLNVEDIAGRYGTINTLREVLFDMLANSKDHASDFLRESLITHHGNSRKQGEFPILERVIILLCGCLVG, encoded by the exons ATGGAGGGATCCGGCAAATTTGGAGAAAAAGTACTGGAAGAAGCAAGCATGAACACTCTGTTGGACGAAAGTCCACCAAG CAGCTTAGTGACCAAGACCCAGAAACAAACGGAAGAGGGAAGTGTTGCTGCTGAAAAGTTTAATGCTAGTGTAATAGCTAACGAGGTGAAGGGTGTTAACGTTGCTTTGCTAGCACTAGCCAGTACCGTAAATCAAGCGATGGGCTTGTACAAG CCCTCTGGTGGAATGGGTAATTGTATCCCTTCACAAAATGAGCAACCAAAACCCACCATCAATCCTAGGTTTCAAAGGAATTTGCACACTGTTGGCTCAACTCTG GGACCGATTGGAGCATTTCGTAGGAAAGAAGAATCACAACCGCTGAAGAACTCGTTCCCAACTCCACCCTCCATAACAACATCTTCGAAGGTCCGTAAACTTGATGCAAGTGTTGGTCCTTCCACTAAAGAAAAAAACTCCAAAGCTTCGGGCGGAGCTCAGAAGACTAAAACGTCATCCGTTCGGATTCGAACAGGACAAATATTGCCACAG agCGTGCTGACTAAATTCAGACCTAAACCTGAGATGTTGTTGTCCAAGTCTCAACTGCAAATGTCTGCATATTTATTCCATCCTGATAAAGATATTGA GGAACCATTGCTTCGAATGGGTACTACAGTTGTAGCAAGAAAGGACTTTGACTCTTTAATGTCTGGATGCCCCGTCACTGAATGG atCATGACACTTATCACCATGAAGATAACTTACTCCCAAAGTGATTCGCTTGATGAGACTGTTTGGTGTTTACCTCCTTCATTTGCG GTGGATGTCAGCCTCGGTAAAACTAGTGATGAGTTGTGTTTGAAATATTCCACACCCTGGATATTGCCATATGACACACTTAAATAT GTTTACATTCCCATCATGAATGATGTCTGTCATTGGTTCCTAATGGTGATCAACATAGAACAACATGTTGTGTACCAATTTGATTCCCATCTGAATGTTGAAGACATCGCTGGAAGATATGGAACAATTAATACACTG CGTGAGGTGCTTTTTGATATGCTGGCAAACTCAAAGGATCATGCAAGTGATTTTTTAAGGGAATCATTAATTACCCATCATGGCAATTCAAGGAAGCAAGGGGAATTCCCAATACTGGAAAGAG TGATAATTCTGCTTTGTGGGTGCTTAGTTGGTTAG
- the LOC130726581 gene encoding uncharacterized protein LOC130726581 isoform X1 yields MEGSGKFGEKVLEEASMNTLLDESPPSSLVTKTQKQTEEGSVAAEKFNASVIANEVKGVNVALLALASTVNQAMGLYKDLDSRVNQVQNVQTEMNNKLERVEKYMIASDSSRLGKKYVLSTDRSVKGTCKTQKAGNKKAALKILQDDVINVDTDVSDDEKCPNYPTAQPSGGMGNCIPSQNEQPKPTINPRFQRNLHTVGSTLGPIGAFRRKEESQPLKNSFPTPPSITTSSKVRKLDASVGPSTKEKNSKASGGAQKTKTSSVRIRTGQILPQSVLTKFRPKPEMLLSKSQLQMSAYLFHPDKDIEEPLLRMGTTVVARKDFDSLMSGCPVTEWIMTLITMKITYSQSDSLDETVWCLPPSFAVDVSLGKTSDELCLKYSTPWILPYDTLKYVYIPIMNDVCHWFLMVINIEQHVVYQFDSHLNVEDIAGRYGTINTLREVLFDMLANSKDHASDFLRESLITHHGNSRKQGEFPILERVIILLCGCLVG; encoded by the exons ATGGAGGGATCCGGCAAATTTGGAGAAAAAGTACTGGAAGAAGCAAGCATGAACACTCTGTTGGACGAAAGTCCACCAAG CAGCTTAGTGACCAAGACCCAGAAACAAACGGAAGAGGGAAGTGTTGCTGCTGAAAAGTTTAATGCTAGTGTAATAGCTAACGAGGTGAAGGGTGTTAACGTTGCTTTGCTAGCACTAGCCAGTACCGTAAATCAAGCGATGGGCTTGTACAAG GATCTGGATAGTCGTGTAAATCAGGTGCAGAATGTACAAACTGAAATGAACAATAAGCTTGAAAGGGTGGAGAAGTATATGATTGCTAGCGATAGTTCAAGACTAGGGAAAAAATATGTCTTGTCTACTGATAGAAGTGTAAAGGGAACTTGTAAGACCCAAAAAGCAGGAAATAAGAAGGCTGCACTTAAGATTCTGCAAGATGATGTCATAAATGTTGATACAGATGTTTCTGATGATGAAAAATGTCCTAATTATCCTACTGCACAGCCCTCTGGTGGAATGGGTAATTGTATCCCTTCACAAAATGAGCAACCAAAACCCACCATCAATCCTAGGTTTCAAAGGAATTTGCACACTGTTGGCTCAACTCTG GGACCGATTGGAGCATTTCGTAGGAAAGAAGAATCACAACCGCTGAAGAACTCGTTCCCAACTCCACCCTCCATAACAACATCTTCGAAGGTCCGTAAACTTGATGCAAGTGTTGGTCCTTCCACTAAAGAAAAAAACTCCAAAGCTTCGGGCGGAGCTCAGAAGACTAAAACGTCATCCGTTCGGATTCGAACAGGACAAATATTGCCACAG agCGTGCTGACTAAATTCAGACCTAAACCTGAGATGTTGTTGTCCAAGTCTCAACTGCAAATGTCTGCATATTTATTCCATCCTGATAAAGATATTGA GGAACCATTGCTTCGAATGGGTACTACAGTTGTAGCAAGAAAGGACTTTGACTCTTTAATGTCTGGATGCCCCGTCACTGAATGG atCATGACACTTATCACCATGAAGATAACTTACTCCCAAAGTGATTCGCTTGATGAGACTGTTTGGTGTTTACCTCCTTCATTTGCG GTGGATGTCAGCCTCGGTAAAACTAGTGATGAGTTGTGTTTGAAATATTCCACACCCTGGATATTGCCATATGACACACTTAAATAT GTTTACATTCCCATCATGAATGATGTCTGTCATTGGTTCCTAATGGTGATCAACATAGAACAACATGTTGTGTACCAATTTGATTCCCATCTGAATGTTGAAGACATCGCTGGAAGATATGGAACAATTAATACACTG CGTGAGGTGCTTTTTGATATGCTGGCAAACTCAAAGGATCATGCAAGTGATTTTTTAAGGGAATCATTAATTACCCATCATGGCAATTCAAGGAAGCAAGGGGAATTCCCAATACTGGAAAGAG TGATAATTCTGCTTTGTGGGTGCTTAGTTGGTTAG
- the LOC130726581 gene encoding uncharacterized protein LOC130726581 isoform X2, whose product MEGSGKFGEKVLEEASMNTLLDESPPSLVTKTQKQTEEGSVAAEKFNASVIANEVKGVNVALLALASTVNQAMGLYKDLDSRVNQVQNVQTEMNNKLERVEKYMIASDSSRLGKKYVLSTDRSVKGTCKTQKAGNKKAALKILQDDVINVDTDVSDDEKCPNYPTAQPSGGMGNCIPSQNEQPKPTINPRFQRNLHTVGSTLGPIGAFRRKEESQPLKNSFPTPPSITTSSKVRKLDASVGPSTKEKNSKASGGAQKTKTSSVRIRTGQILPQSVLTKFRPKPEMLLSKSQLQMSAYLFHPDKDIEEPLLRMGTTVVARKDFDSLMSGCPVTEWIMTLITMKITYSQSDSLDETVWCLPPSFAVDVSLGKTSDELCLKYSTPWILPYDTLKYVYIPIMNDVCHWFLMVINIEQHVVYQFDSHLNVEDIAGRYGTINTLREVLFDMLANSKDHASDFLRESLITHHGNSRKQGEFPILERVIILLCGCLVG is encoded by the exons ATGGAGGGATCCGGCAAATTTGGAGAAAAAGTACTGGAAGAAGCAAGCATGAACACTCTGTTGGACGAAAGTCCACCAAG CTTAGTGACCAAGACCCAGAAACAAACGGAAGAGGGAAGTGTTGCTGCTGAAAAGTTTAATGCTAGTGTAATAGCTAACGAGGTGAAGGGTGTTAACGTTGCTTTGCTAGCACTAGCCAGTACCGTAAATCAAGCGATGGGCTTGTACAAG GATCTGGATAGTCGTGTAAATCAGGTGCAGAATGTACAAACTGAAATGAACAATAAGCTTGAAAGGGTGGAGAAGTATATGATTGCTAGCGATAGTTCAAGACTAGGGAAAAAATATGTCTTGTCTACTGATAGAAGTGTAAAGGGAACTTGTAAGACCCAAAAAGCAGGAAATAAGAAGGCTGCACTTAAGATTCTGCAAGATGATGTCATAAATGTTGATACAGATGTTTCTGATGATGAAAAATGTCCTAATTATCCTACTGCACAGCCCTCTGGTGGAATGGGTAATTGTATCCCTTCACAAAATGAGCAACCAAAACCCACCATCAATCCTAGGTTTCAAAGGAATTTGCACACTGTTGGCTCAACTCTG GGACCGATTGGAGCATTTCGTAGGAAAGAAGAATCACAACCGCTGAAGAACTCGTTCCCAACTCCACCCTCCATAACAACATCTTCGAAGGTCCGTAAACTTGATGCAAGTGTTGGTCCTTCCACTAAAGAAAAAAACTCCAAAGCTTCGGGCGGAGCTCAGAAGACTAAAACGTCATCCGTTCGGATTCGAACAGGACAAATATTGCCACAG agCGTGCTGACTAAATTCAGACCTAAACCTGAGATGTTGTTGTCCAAGTCTCAACTGCAAATGTCTGCATATTTATTCCATCCTGATAAAGATATTGA GGAACCATTGCTTCGAATGGGTACTACAGTTGTAGCAAGAAAGGACTTTGACTCTTTAATGTCTGGATGCCCCGTCACTGAATGG atCATGACACTTATCACCATGAAGATAACTTACTCCCAAAGTGATTCGCTTGATGAGACTGTTTGGTGTTTACCTCCTTCATTTGCG GTGGATGTCAGCCTCGGTAAAACTAGTGATGAGTTGTGTTTGAAATATTCCACACCCTGGATATTGCCATATGACACACTTAAATAT GTTTACATTCCCATCATGAATGATGTCTGTCATTGGTTCCTAATGGTGATCAACATAGAACAACATGTTGTGTACCAATTTGATTCCCATCTGAATGTTGAAGACATCGCTGGAAGATATGGAACAATTAATACACTG CGTGAGGTGCTTTTTGATATGCTGGCAAACTCAAAGGATCATGCAAGTGATTTTTTAAGGGAATCATTAATTACCCATCATGGCAATTCAAGGAAGCAAGGGGAATTCCCAATACTGGAAAGAG TGATAATTCTGCTTTGTGGGTGCTTAGTTGGTTAG
- the LOC130726581 gene encoding uncharacterized protein LOC130726581 isoform X4 — translation MEGSGKFGEKVLEEASMNTLLDESPPSSLVTKTQKQTEEGSVAAEKFNASVIANEVKGVNVALLALASTVNQAMGLYKGPIGAFRRKEESQPLKNSFPTPPSITTSSKVRKLDASVGPSTKEKNSKASGGAQKTKTSSVRIRTGQILPQSVLTKFRPKPEMLLSKSQLQMSAYLFHPDKDIEEPLLRMGTTVVARKDFDSLMSGCPVTEWIMTLITMKITYSQSDSLDETVWCLPPSFAVDVSLGKTSDELCLKYSTPWILPYDTLKYVYIPIMNDVCHWFLMVINIEQHVVYQFDSHLNVEDIAGRYGTINTLREVLFDMLANSKDHASDFLRESLITHHGNSRKQGEFPILERVIILLCGCLVG, via the exons ATGGAGGGATCCGGCAAATTTGGAGAAAAAGTACTGGAAGAAGCAAGCATGAACACTCTGTTGGACGAAAGTCCACCAAG CAGCTTAGTGACCAAGACCCAGAAACAAACGGAAGAGGGAAGTGTTGCTGCTGAAAAGTTTAATGCTAGTGTAATAGCTAACGAGGTGAAGGGTGTTAACGTTGCTTTGCTAGCACTAGCCAGTACCGTAAATCAAGCGATGGGCTTGTACAAG GGACCGATTGGAGCATTTCGTAGGAAAGAAGAATCACAACCGCTGAAGAACTCGTTCCCAACTCCACCCTCCATAACAACATCTTCGAAGGTCCGTAAACTTGATGCAAGTGTTGGTCCTTCCACTAAAGAAAAAAACTCCAAAGCTTCGGGCGGAGCTCAGAAGACTAAAACGTCATCCGTTCGGATTCGAACAGGACAAATATTGCCACAG agCGTGCTGACTAAATTCAGACCTAAACCTGAGATGTTGTTGTCCAAGTCTCAACTGCAAATGTCTGCATATTTATTCCATCCTGATAAAGATATTGA GGAACCATTGCTTCGAATGGGTACTACAGTTGTAGCAAGAAAGGACTTTGACTCTTTAATGTCTGGATGCCCCGTCACTGAATGG atCATGACACTTATCACCATGAAGATAACTTACTCCCAAAGTGATTCGCTTGATGAGACTGTTTGGTGTTTACCTCCTTCATTTGCG GTGGATGTCAGCCTCGGTAAAACTAGTGATGAGTTGTGTTTGAAATATTCCACACCCTGGATATTGCCATATGACACACTTAAATAT GTTTACATTCCCATCATGAATGATGTCTGTCATTGGTTCCTAATGGTGATCAACATAGAACAACATGTTGTGTACCAATTTGATTCCCATCTGAATGTTGAAGACATCGCTGGAAGATATGGAACAATTAATACACTG CGTGAGGTGCTTTTTGATATGCTGGCAAACTCAAAGGATCATGCAAGTGATTTTTTAAGGGAATCATTAATTACCCATCATGGCAATTCAAGGAAGCAAGGGGAATTCCCAATACTGGAAAGAG TGATAATTCTGCTTTGTGGGTGCTTAGTTGGTTAG